A window of the Pyrodictium abyssi genome harbors these coding sequences:
- a CDS encoding PKD domain-containing protein, which translates to MYRRLLVSILLVLYLVSLAGWVWGAAGAEASPTPIDRDIIVNTVLTREGSPYIITRDIRIKAEVRIEDGVVLIFAPGVTVTVDRGVILAEGKPGSPVTLVGRGTLVVTGSVLVFKNVVVEDGLEFTGLTESNVTFTDSVIRGGLSFKAAYRSVYNSTVALDNVTIVGDFRVESLGLGNETSAVYQSEITLSRVNATGEFVVHSYATGLQVKVPIRYNITTGNTTVTVTSYKLVPAVMYGVYESRISISDSVFSGLSVVVDRSYAGEGAALFRSSLVLERVRLGSVVVEGPEGLLSSWMSITDSTLEGLTIHGYGLYNGTSSGRGLDQSSLVASNTVMGRVLVRGESIADNWVREDWGLYGQSTVMRIYRCQLESLIIDGEKGGVGGRARLEVLYSRVSGPQAVYVKSVVDSTAVVSYSCLEGAEYGLKVEEGYVYAGHNWWGDPSGPRATGNPEGKGSPIVMPWLEGRPNPRQYYEPWLDSRPVWCVEGRPPVAGFWFSPRQPYWGVNVTFYGLLSYDPDGNITGYRWEFGDGTVAEGAIVTHVFEKPGVYNVTLTVVDDTGLTGVKSKTVEVLKRPSKIEAQSFVVSRGSLAHVEARLVDGVSGGPLVGRTLSFYVDGKLVGSARTGRDGVAVVEFDTSWLGVGRHSLAVEFRGDDLYEASRAEAALEVVSYSISLEDYSASPGSVKPGGQALVSVKLRLDGEGSVQSRLEVQLLGRSYSVEEPLFPGINLVQVPIQVPGDAAAGSYDARAVLYIAGMPYASWSLHNLLTVEPVVSATVEEVRVLDLPVVGKSFRVEVKVANTGNTDARLRVRVSIEGLGEAESGEELVPLGGSASFVVNIPVPPTAYPGVYTMSIHVLDPNGKVIATSTSGVELRSVMVEPRLEDVEVDIARRGLTISLSFYNPEDRDAVFLARLVLVKGQGDCVDVKACTIYDYAETVALPARSHRTLDISVNLDTVKLEPLDTLDARLLVYDETGQYLIKEYRVARIPVLELLRRTVEVTVTPGYVAAPPGSEVDVRIDVASGMRIEGAEIVPVNGNDSIARLFLPATRADLEPGEFTTRWATLHVSPGAPLGSETTVYIVLRLDGNTLATVPVRVKVPHVALEVKEVERYRDRAIVEVSAANLDSIDLRNVVVSVKFPSGVEVLDAEPGSYTTSMAVMRVDALRPGDIASMRVKIQLRGNATASYEAVLRAVPDGARESFTLARASGVLAAGPGAQLAPANVTAPGNVTPANATATTAAPPAAGDDYAGPRAGAG; encoded by the coding sequence TTGTATAGGCGGCTACTGGTGTCCATACTCCTTGTACTGTACCTTGTGTCTCTGGCGGGCTGGGTGTGGGGCGCGGCGGGGGCTGAGGCGAGCCCTACGCCTATCGACCGCGATATCATAGTCAATACTGTGTTGACTCGTGAGGGGAGCCCGTACATAATCACGAGGGATATCCGGATTAAGGCCGAGGTCCGGATAGAGGACGGTGTTGTCCTGATATTCGCGCCCGGCGTCACGGTCACGGTTGACCGTGGCGTGATCCTTGCCGAGGGTAAGCCGGGGAGCCCGGTAACACTGGTGGGGCGCGGCACGCTTGTTGTGACGGGCTCGGTCCTGGTGTTCAAGAACGTTGTTGTCGAGGATGGCCTGGAGTTTACAGGGCTCACGGAGTCCAACGTGACGTTTACGGACTCTGTTATACGTGGCGGGCTGTCCTTCAAGGCGGCCTACCGGAGCGTCTACAACTCCACGGTGGCGCTGGACAACGTGACCATTGTGGGCGACTTTAGGGTGGAGTCGCTGGGCCTGGGCAACGAGACTAGCGCGGTGTACCAGTCCGAGATAACTTTGAGCCGCGTCAACGCCACGGGGGAGTTCGTGGTGCACTCCTACGCCACCGGGCTGCAGGTGAAGGTGCCCATCCGCTACAACATCACTACCGGCAACACGACTGTCACCGTCACGAGCTACAAGCTAGTGCCGGCGGTCATGTATGGTGTCTACGAGTCCCGGATAAGCATCAGCGACTCCGTGTTCTCCGGGCTCTCCGTGGTGGTAGACCGGAGCTACGCGGGGGAGGGCGCAGCGCTGTTCCGTAGTAGCCTGGTGCTGGAGCGTGTGAGGCTGGGCAGCGTAGTGGTAGAGGGGCCTGAGGGGCTGCTATCCTCGTGGATGAGCATCACAGACTCCACGCTGGAGGGCCTCACTATCCACGGCTATGGGCTCTACAACGGCACCTCCTCGGGCCGCGGCCTGGACCAGTCGAGTCTTGTTGCGAGCAACACCGTTATGGGGAGGGTTCTGGTCCGGGGCGAGAGCATTGCGGATAACTGGGTGCGCGAGGACTGGGGCCTCTACGGCCAGTCCACCGTGATGAGGATCTATAGGTGCCAGCTGGAGAGCCTGATTATTGACGGCGAGAAGGGCGGCGTGGGTGGCAGGGCGAGGCTAGAGGTGCTCTACTCCCGGGTCTCGGGCCCCCAGGCGGTCTACGTGAAGAGTGTTGTGGACTCTACCGCGGTGGTGAGCTACAGCTGCCTGGAGGGCGCCGAGTACGGGCTGAAGGTTGAGGAGGGCTACGTCTACGCGGGGCACAACTGGTGGGGTGACCCCTCGGGCCCCCGGGCTACGGGCAACCCGGAGGGCAAGGGCAGCCCTATAGTGATGCCGTGGCTTGAGGGGCGGCCTAACCCCAGGCAGTACTACGAGCCTTGGCTGGATTCGCGCCCGGTCTGGTGCGTCGAGGGCAGGCCCCCGGTCGCTGGGTTCTGGTTCTCGCCGCGGCAGCCCTACTGGGGCGTCAACGTCACGTTCTACGGGCTCCTCTCCTACGACCCCGACGGCAACATCACTGGGTACCGCTGGGAGTTCGGCGACGGCACGGTGGCCGAGGGCGCGATAGTTACCCACGTGTTCGAGAAGCCCGGTGTCTACAACGTCACGCTCACAGTCGTGGACGACACGGGGCTAACCGGCGTCAAGAGCAAGACAGTCGAGGTGCTGAAGAGGCCGAGCAAGATAGAGGCTCAGAGCTTCGTGGTGTCGCGCGGCAGCCTCGCCCACGTCGAGGCCAGGCTGGTTGACGGGGTCTCCGGGGGCCCGCTCGTGGGCCGCACCCTGAGCTTCTACGTAGACGGGAAGCTCGTGGGCAGCGCCCGCACCGGCCGAGACGGCGTGGCAGTGGTTGAGTTCGACACCTCGTGGCTCGGCGTGGGCAGGCACAGCCTCGCCGTGGAGTTCAGGGGCGACGACCTCTACGAGGCCTCCCGCGCCGAGGCCGCGCTAGAGGTAGTCTCGTACAGCATATCCCTGGAGGACTACAGCGCGTCGCCGGGGAGCGTGAAGCCCGGCGGCCAGGCCCTGGTCTCGGTGAAGCTCCGGCTGGACGGCGAGGGCTCAGTCCAGAGCCGGCTGGAGGTACAGCTGCTCGGCCGGAGCTACAGCGTTGAGGAGCCACTCTTCCCCGGCATTAACCTGGTCCAGGTCCCCATACAGGTCCCGGGCGACGCCGCGGCAGGGAGCTACGACGCCCGCGCAGTCCTCTACATAGCGGGGATGCCCTACGCCTCCTGGAGCCTCCACAACCTGCTGACAGTGGAGCCAGTGGTCTCTGCCACCGTGGAGGAGGTGCGTGTGCTAGACCTCCCGGTGGTGGGTAAGAGCTTCCGCGTAGAGGTTAAGGTGGCTAACACGGGTAACACTGACGCCCGGCTCAGGGTCAGGGTCTCGATAGAGGGTCTGGGCGAGGCCGAGTCCGGGGAGGAGCTGGTGCCCCTGGGCGGCAGCGCTAGCTTCGTGGTCAACATACCGGTGCCGCCGACCGCCTACCCCGGCGTCTACACTATGAGCATACACGTGCTCGACCCGAACGGCAAAGTTATAGCAACAAGCACCAGTGGCGTGGAGCTACGCTCCGTCATGGTGGAGCCCCGGCTAGAGGACGTGGAGGTAGACATAGCGAGGAGAGGGCTTACCATAAGCTTGTCCTTCTACAACCCAGAGGACCGCGACGCCGTGTTCCTAGCGCGGCTTGTGCTCGTCAAGGGGCAGGGCGACTGCGTCGACGTGAAGGCGTGCACGATATACGACTACGCCGAGACGGTGGCGCTCCCGGCTCGGAGCCACCGCACGCTCGACATAAGCGTAAACCTCGACACCGTCAAGCTGGAGCCCCTGGACACGCTTGACGCAAGGCTCCTGGTCTACGACGAGACCGGCCAGTACCTGATCAAGGAGTACCGTGTAGCCAGGATACCAGTGCTAGAGCTCCTCCGCCGCACAGTGGAGGTCACTGTGACGCCGGGCTACGTCGCGGCGCCGCCCGGGAGCGAGGTGGACGTGAGGATAGACGTGGCCTCTGGTATGAGGATAGAGGGCGCGGAGATAGTCCCGGTCAACGGCAACGACTCGATAGCCAGGCTCTTCCTGCCGGCGACGCGGGCGGACCTTGAGCCCGGAGAGTTCACCACCAGGTGGGCTACGCTACACGTCTCCCCCGGCGCGCCGCTGGGGAGCGAGACAACGGTCTACATAGTGCTCAGGCTCGACGGCAACACGCTGGCCACGGTCCCGGTGAGGGTGAAGGTGCCCCACGTGGCCCTCGAGGTCAAGGAGGTGGAGAGGTACCGGGACCGCGCCATAGTAGAGGTCAGCGCCGCGAACCTGGACTCGATAGACCTCAGGAACGTGGTTGTCAGCGTAAAGTTCCCCAGCGGGGTAGAGGTGCTCGACGCCGAGCCGGGCAGCTACACCACCAGCATGGCGGTCATGAGGGTTGACGCGCTACGGCCCGGCGACATAGCCTCCATGAGGGTGAAGATACAGCTGAGGGGCAACGCGACGGCCAGCTACGAGGCAGTACTGCGCGCCGTGCCCGACGGCGCCCGAGAGTCCTTCACACTGGCCCGTGCTAGCGGCGTACTAGCCGCGGGGCCGGGCGCCCAGCTAGCCCCAGCCAACGTCACGGCACCGGGCAACGTGACCCCCGCGAACGCCACAGCCACCACAGCCGCCCCCCCGGCCGCCGGCGACGACTACGCGGGCCCCCGCGCCGGGGCTGGCTGA
- a CDS encoding signal peptidase I, which yields MSEYLNVVVPEERGGIPPALVALVALAAIVAAGLSVSGQLPRFAVIQTTSMVPTLVPGDVVMITKVDPMSIDVGDVIAFNLVAYEVDEQGRPIDMKGIKITVHRVIERKMINGRLYFRTQGDNNPVPDPWLVPASGVLGKAEKVASLGTFGLVLTNPIGRVFVIMIMLSSLVLLGSTMWSYSKGIREDLENYL from the coding sequence GTGAGCGAGTACCTCAACGTAGTGGTACCGGAGGAGAGGGGCGGTATACCCCCCGCCCTGGTGGCGCTGGTAGCGCTAGCAGCCATAGTGGCCGCTGGGCTCAGCGTCTCTGGGCAGCTGCCGCGCTTCGCCGTCATCCAGACGACGAGTATGGTCCCTACACTGGTTCCGGGAGACGTGGTGATGATAACGAAGGTTGACCCGATGTCGATCGATGTCGGCGACGTGATAGCCTTCAACCTTGTAGCCTACGAGGTGGACGAGCAGGGGCGGCCCATCGACATGAAGGGCATCAAGATAACAGTGCACCGCGTGATAGAGAGGAAGATGATCAACGGCCGGCTCTACTTCCGCACCCAGGGCGATAACAACCCCGTGCCAGACCCCTGGCTCGTACCCGCCTCGGGCGTGCTGGGCAAGGCGGAGAAGGTTGCTAGCCTAGGCACCTTTGGCCTGGTACTGACCAACCCCATAGGCAGGGTGTTCGTGATAATGATAATGCTGTCGTCACTAGTCCTGCTGGGCAGCACTATGTGGAGCTATAGTAAGGGTATACGCGAGGATCTTGAGAACTACCTCTAG
- a CDS encoding ATP-binding protein, translating into MRLPLPLPRRIKIRREPRLADIWIMQRWPIESLDACKMADPPFADINGVGAVLERLVDQVVAGRGGIYIIVGAPGSGKSTLLKTLHNRLRRGGIYSLYMDTAGRSLDDFVASLCSILGCREVSLDSLMERIREKAAEEGTMALLLDDIDRISGGNMDDVGKLLTGLTAVQREIGRGLFIAFSMARESLARLTLDPLMRGLVKSYMEVIDLDEHLVNSPTDLSRLLYAHFERARPPNPDPKAAAILNRYPLHPIRDQNVINMLYEILGTDTPRMYLEKVDELLRIAIRARSRVVSIAHLNILARRLIQARREAVPITQIQVMLVRRYVNGLIAGGLVVLGTVAITLAAINLVPPGLKLPYVVVGLVLMLAGILVHMRSIARPG; encoded by the coding sequence ATGCGGCTACCGCTACCGCTGCCCCGGCGTATCAAGATACGGCGCGAGCCCCGGCTAGCAGACATCTGGATCATGCAGCGCTGGCCTATTGAGTCGCTCGACGCCTGCAAGATGGCGGACCCCCCGTTCGCCGACATAAACGGCGTGGGCGCTGTGCTGGAGAGGCTCGTGGACCAGGTCGTGGCGGGGCGGGGCGGCATATACATAATAGTCGGGGCCCCGGGCTCCGGCAAGTCCACGCTCCTCAAGACCCTGCATAACCGGCTCCGCCGGGGCGGTATATACTCCCTCTACATGGATACCGCTGGGCGGAGCCTCGACGACTTCGTGGCTAGCCTCTGCTCTATCCTCGGCTGCCGCGAGGTCTCGCTCGACTCGCTCATGGAGAGGATACGCGAGAAAGCCGCGGAAGAGGGCACCATGGCCCTGCTCCTGGACGACATCGACCGCATATCCGGGGGCAACATGGACGATGTGGGCAAGCTGCTTACGGGCCTCACTGCTGTCCAGCGGGAGATCGGCCGCGGGCTCTTCATAGCCTTCAGCATGGCCCGTGAGAGCCTGGCAAGGCTCACCCTAGACCCCCTGATGAGGGGCCTCGTCAAGTCCTACATGGAGGTTATAGACCTTGACGAGCACCTCGTGAACTCCCCCACCGATCTCTCCAGGCTCCTCTACGCCCACTTCGAGCGGGCCCGGCCGCCCAACCCAGACCCCAAGGCCGCTGCTATACTCAACCGGTACCCGCTCCACCCTATCCGCGACCAGAACGTCATAAACATGCTCTACGAGATACTCGGCACAGATACGCCGCGCATGTACCTCGAGAAGGTGGACGAGCTGCTAAGGATAGCCATACGCGCCCGCTCACGCGTCGTGAGCATAGCACACCTAAACATACTAGCGAGGAGGCTCATCCAGGCCCGGCGCGAGGCTGTGCCCATTACCCAGATACAGGTCATGCTGGTCCGCCGCTACGTGAACGGCCTGATAGCCGGCGGCCTCGTAGTGCTAGGCACAGTTGCCATAACCCTGGCGGCGATAAACCTAGTCCCGCCGGGCCTCAAGCTGCCCTACGTAGTGGTCGGCCTAGTGCTGATGCTCGCCGGTATACTGGTGCACATGAGGTCCATAGCTAGGCCGGGCTGA
- a CDS encoding nucleotidyltransferase codes for MYTLEDLAWLLSRLQRHGIRGVVVGSTVVELELRRRRLEDDVDVFVLEPSPLIEEEKYHAVAEEEGWQVAYTALGTPKFIARVPSGEEVVVEFYENIHDYYIPPEMLENAPKKKIGGVEARFLRLEDYIVLKAKAAREADTEDLRIIREYIEEGKLKVDERIIKQGIELLPEEDRGFVVNKLRELGFRV; via the coding sequence GTGTACACGCTGGAGGACCTGGCGTGGCTGCTATCCAGGCTACAGAGGCACGGCATCCGCGGCGTCGTCGTGGGCAGCACTGTGGTTGAGCTGGAGCTGCGCCGCCGCAGGCTGGAGGACGACGTGGACGTGTTCGTCCTCGAGCCCAGCCCCCTGATAGAGGAGGAGAAGTACCACGCGGTAGCCGAGGAGGAGGGCTGGCAGGTAGCCTACACCGCGCTCGGCACCCCCAAGTTCATAGCCCGTGTCCCGAGCGGTGAGGAGGTCGTCGTAGAGTTCTACGAGAACATTCACGACTACTACATACCCCCCGAGATGCTCGAGAATGCGCCCAAGAAGAAGATAGGCGGTGTCGAGGCCCGGTTCCTAAGGCTAGAGGACTACATAGTCCTCAAGGCTAAGGCGGCCCGCGAGGCGGACACAGAGGACCTAAGGATAATACGCGAGTACATAGAGGAGGGCAAGCTGAAGGTGGACGAGAGGATAATCAAGCAGGGGATAGAGCTGCTACCCGAGGAGGACAGGGGCTTTGTAGTAAACAAGCTACGGGAGCTAGGCTTCCGCGTCTAA
- a CDS encoding protein phosphatase 2C domain-containing protein → MAWRAWVAVSNAVHFEDDAGLWVDGDRGAVAVADGVSMSRGGGASFLAAWGFAALCRALLPDWRGSLAGAAQRCLELLDRAAREALALDAAAVAEAKQRYYRGCGSPCTRPPGLAELEALRPLEPGGRGAEAKPSSTLLAALLGPGGRAALVLAGDGAVVATTGGREDTWLLWGALPQFYEGSRVARFLEVGGGLRGEPVVLETILPRGTLLALATDGVDPAALAEELVELARRGIPEPAAENPAGYLLRRIEERTGGLEDDATLALVEWTG, encoded by the coding sequence GTGGCCTGGCGTGCCTGGGTAGCTGTATCCAATGCTGTCCACTTCGAGGATGATGCTGGGCTCTGGGTTGATGGGGACCGCGGCGCTGTGGCGGTGGCGGATGGGGTCTCGATGTCCCGGGGCGGGGGCGCCTCGTTCCTGGCCGCGTGGGGGTTCGCTGCGCTCTGCCGGGCCCTGCTGCCGGACTGGAGGGGGAGCCTGGCGGGGGCCGCGCAGCGGTGCCTAGAGCTGCTGGACCGCGCCGCCCGGGAGGCGCTGGCGCTCGACGCCGCGGCTGTGGCGGAGGCGAAGCAGCGGTACTACCGCGGCTGCGGCTCTCCCTGCACCCGGCCCCCGGGCCTCGCCGAGCTAGAGGCCCTGAGGCCCCTGGAGCCCGGGGGGAGGGGCGCCGAGGCGAAGCCGAGCTCGACGCTCCTCGCAGCGCTCCTGGGCCCCGGGGGCCGGGCCGCGCTGGTGCTAGCCGGCGACGGCGCGGTGGTAGCGACCACGGGGGGCCGGGAGGACACCTGGCTCCTCTGGGGCGCGCTGCCCCAGTTCTACGAGGGGAGCCGGGTCGCCCGCTTCCTGGAGGTCGGCGGCGGGCTCCGGGGCGAGCCGGTGGTGCTGGAGACCATCCTGCCCCGGGGCACCCTGCTAGCCCTGGCGACGGACGGTGTGGACCCCGCGGCGCTCGCCGAGGAGCTGGTAGAGCTGGCCAGGCGGGGCATCCCCGAGCCCGCCGCCGAGAACCCGGCCGGCTACCTGCTACGCCGCATAGAGGAGCGCACCGGGGGCCTAGAGGACGACGCCACCCTCGCGCTGGTGGAGTGGACGGGCTAG
- a CDS encoding PD-(D/E)XK nuclease family protein — protein sequence MAGAVDRRALGEALLELLEEDREFRHAVMGLLGYREVLERITRLEERFARLEERFAKLEEEFLELRRAQQRLEERQQRLEERFQKLEERFAELEEHFARLEERFAKLEEEFQKLEERQQRLEERMARLEEEMRETRRVLNTIAHRFGLLTETGFREAMRYVVEEALGAARVERLSLRDEEGLVYGYPATVDIDLVVRDGEHIIVEVKSRVDPGDVAVLARKARLYERETGTRPRAVILGGYVAPSAYEAAARLGVTVRPYLRED from the coding sequence GTGGCTGGCGCGGTGGACCGGAGGGCTCTCGGGGAGGCGCTGCTGGAGCTGCTTGAGGAGGACCGGGAGTTCCGCCACGCTGTGATGGGGCTGCTGGGCTACCGCGAGGTACTGGAGAGGATAACCAGGCTTGAGGAGCGGTTCGCGAGACTAGAGGAGAGGTTCGCCAAGCTGGAGGAGGAGTTCCTGGAGCTGCGGAGGGCCCAGCAACGCCTCGAAGAGAGGCAGCAGCGCCTAGAGGAGAGGTTCCAGAAGCTAGAAGAAAGATTCGCAGAGCTAGAGGAGCACTTTGCCCGGCTGGAGGAGCGCTTCGCCAAGCTGGAGGAGGAGTTCCAGAAGCTAGAGGAGAGGCAGCAGCGCCTAGAGGAGAGGATGGCTAGGCTAGAGGAGGAGATGAGGGAGACGCGGAGGGTGCTGAACACGATCGCGCACAGGTTCGGGCTGCTCACGGAGACGGGGTTCCGCGAGGCCATGCGGTACGTGGTCGAGGAGGCTCTCGGCGCCGCCCGGGTCGAGAGGCTCTCCCTCCGGGACGAGGAGGGCCTAGTCTACGGCTACCCCGCCACCGTGGACATAGACCTGGTGGTGAGGGACGGGGAGCACATAATCGTCGAGGTCAAGTCCAGGGTGGACCCGGGGGACGTGGCGGTCCTCGCCCGCAAGGCCAGGCTCTACGAGAGGGAGACCGGCACCAGGCCCCGGGCAGTGATACTGGGCGGCTACGTGGCCCCCTCGGCCTACGAGGCCGCAGCCCGGCTGGGCGTCACGGTCAGGCCCTACCTCAGGGAGGACTAA